The following DNA comes from Anopheles arabiensis isolate DONGOLA chromosome 3, AaraD3, whole genome shotgun sequence.
CCAGTTGTGATAGCAGAAGAGCTGGTGCTGATCCGACGTCGGGGGTGTTGACGGTTTGTTGTCCATGTTGCAAAGGTGTGACAGACGCTACACCAAATGGTTCTCTCGGTACCCACATTCTCGACGCATCGTGCAGGAGTGCGGTGTTATGTGGTTCGGAAGATCGCTGCTCCTCTGCATCAAGCTCAGGAAGGATTGTTTCATCCCTGACTGCCACTGCCGAAGGAGTTCCCGATTTGATGCATGCACTTTCATTTCTAGCTACATCACacggctgctgatgctgctgcggctgctgatgttgcttatgctgctgcggctgctgatgctgcggctgctgttgttgcggctgccgttgctgcggctgatgttgctgcagttgatgttgctgttgctgctgctgcagctgcttgcaATTCGTCTGTTCTGTGAATGTTTTCTTCACGGAAGATCGAATCGATTCTCGTTCGTACTCGAATTGAAGCCGAATCTTTTCTTGCTCGAACTTCAGATTGGCCATTTTGAGTTCGAACTTCTTCAAGGCCATTTCTCGTTCTAGATGCTGCACTTTTACAAGTCGTGTAAGTGCAGCTTGTATTGTGCTTTTAGTTGACGCTCTTTTTGATGCGTTCGTGGTAGGTGTCATCCTTGCAGCGTGGATCATCATGGGCACTTCTTCTCCTGTGGACAGCTTGTTCGCCGAGGTTTCGCCCTCGCTAGATACTGCTTCTTTGGCCTTATTATCACCGTCGCAACTATCTGCAGGCTTCCTCGTCTTCGCGTTCGCTTCCTGGGAGGTCATTGTGTAACCCGTCTCCTTAGCTTCGCACTTTGACACCTTTATCACACACGAATCGCAACACAACGCTCGGTATTTTGTCACTGTGGTGACGCCGACACATCCGTGGTGGTACCTCATTTTGCACTTATTGCACAGCACCATATCATTCACAGTAATATGCCGCTCGCAGCCACCACAATTAAACCCGCGTTGATTCATCGCGATAACTATTTGCACGAATTGTAGTTTTCGAAAGAAATATTCGCACGTATTTTTTGAATGTTGTTACGCCTGGTAACAATCCGTTTCTTTTTGGTAGCTTTGCAGACTTTCTTGTAACTGGCTCTCGCGTATAGGGTTTTCGCTGCACAGTTCAAAAAATAGTCTTTCTTCTATCTTTGTTAGTTTGCTACTGTCCCTTTTACGATGGCGGCATTTTACTCGATCAGCTGATCTCCTTGACCTCGTTTGCCCTTAAGTTGACCGTACATGAACTATTTCCTAATTGGCCCTAATGTTGGAGATCTAGCTGTCTCGTATTTTCGTCCTTGTCTGTATCTGTATAGCGCCATCTGAGGGATTTATTGCGACTTATTCGAGCTATCATCAAGATAGCTCGATATATGTCAACATTCGCCTGACAGATCTCGCACGAGgtcgatatcgtgccaacagcATGCATTTCActcgcaaaaaaagaaggaaaactaTCATACAGCAAAATTGAACGTAAAAAGAGAGCATACacactacaacaaaaaaagtacatAAATCTTTATCGAGCTCTGTAAAATGGCATGGCAACATTCTGTTTGTGCTCCCCATACCAAaccgaagcaaaacaacaaataaataagTGCTTTTGCTCTCGTTGGCTCCTTTTTGCCACCCGAAAGCATTGATCGATTGATTAAGCACGCATTTGGTGCAACGGGATGCAACTGGATGCACGAACAGGTACGGACGAATGCATAAAAGGCTCGCAAATGTTTTTCCGAATTGATGGTGGCCGTTTGGGCACATTTTGGGCAAAATATGCgagcgtgtttgtgtattgTCAAATTGTGGTGGGAAAGTGTAGGAGACAGATAGCACAATGGTAAACAATGACGATATTTTGATGGTTGTATGTGAAATCcttttttgattatttctaGTGCACCGAAGCACGTGTTGTTGTGGAAATGCATCGTTCAATTGATTCCGCACGATTTCTCTGCCAGCGGTAAATGAAGCAAGTAATTTGtcaaaatatgtaaatttatTTACGCTTGTTTGTCGAGCTGCAATTAACGGGTCTGAAAGTTGCAATATGCGCTAATGCTGTTCCACTCGATTTGCTTTGGTTGATATTCATAGTGCTTCTTTTAGTGAGTAGTTTTACAGTTGTTGCCGTCAAAATTTGGCCTTATAAGCACCGGTTTTTGACGTTGTGCATAAATGTTTGTCTCTAAAGAACCTATTTTAGACTTTAAGTTATCAATTTGCCTTtagaaaaaatcatgattaatTAACTAAGTATGTGAGCAGAGATAGGTGATAAATGTTCATAACtgtaaaattttgtaatttgattgtttttttttttgtttcaaaatttatgAATTAGTAATTTTATGCCATTCCTTACACATGAAAGTGTTGGCTAACACAAAAATGTCTAAATTAGGATGTTAATGGTATCAATGGCCAAaaattatttgtatttatgtTGATTGCATTATTGATCTGGTGGCTTGAGTTGACGCTCTTTGAGGCATGGAGTTACATTAGTTGTCAAAATATGGTAATTAACAATATGTACATGGTATGGATTAATTCCTTAAGGCCGGGGGacactgtccgtactcgctagtgtaatttcggttttcactagcgcatctggcggcggctgatcgaagcattttgccaaacaatttcgagccgctccagaaaatacgttatttttcatgtattttactttaactggactggaaaagctttgtagttgatagataaatatattgtgcaaatatttcagccgtttttgcattaaaacacggtgaaaaaactaattagTTTTGAGATCCGACACGACCGTTTCCCCGACgataaaaaagcttccactagccgccgccagatgtgCTAGTGaacatcaaaattacactagcgagtacgggcaatgtcccccggcctttaCAGCCAAAACTTGATAGCACCGAGGCAAAGACTGAGAATTGCGGTCAATAAATGGTGACTAGAAGGCAAAAATTAACGGCATCTATTGTATATTTTGTTATATTAATTCGATGAGAATGTCAAATATCGGTTTTATTGATTGTATTgtattaaggccgggctacattgatcgtactcgcaagcgtaattttgattttcactagcgcatctggcggcgaccAGCGCAAGCTAGATGTGGGTATAATTTAAGTgccaaaattattcatacttgGTGTCTCATCAAGTTTCGACCAGGCTACCTGTTTGCCGTAGGAAATGTTGATAAACGtccataaattgcaacaaagtaggccgttaattgttgttgttggacaaatcgtCATTCATACAAAGCACTGGGCCACATTTTTCCCCATCTTCCAATCTCTATCCATCATTGGGTAAAATTATAGCCTCCTCGACCCAAAacgttttttgacagataaattataccaACATGTAGCTTCAACCCGCCACCGCTAgatggcgtacgcgttcacaaaaattacactcaggagtacgatcaatgtagcccggcctttacttttgcttttatAAATGTTAATTTTACCTGTCTTCAATACTTTCTACTTGTAAAAACATTGTAGTAAACTAAAACTACAGAGGAAAACGCCATTGTTAGCCTATCGTTTAGCCGGCTTGTACCTATGACGTCTCTCGTGCGTATCTCGTATCACATAATCCAGGATCTATGGCATTAATTAGCATGAATAATTCTCTCAACCACATCCATCCATAGGAAGCAAACTCCAACCTGCAGAGAAAAGATGGTTGTGCATGTTGTGTTGTTAGCTTTGGGATGGGAGGGCTGAAGACGGATGATATACAGCGCCCGGGTGTATGTAGCATATACCCCCCCGGGGTGCGGTTTACCCTTTACCGATAAATTGTGTATCTTTCGCTCATTTCACTGTATCACTGTAAGCACAACGGTTGGTTTCATTTCGCATACattaagtggtggtggtgtgctggcTTGGCTTCTTTCGTACGATCAGGCAGGAGCGGCAGTAGTGCCTTCAGCCATCATAAAACGTGCCGCAAACGTGTTGACATGGTTCAGCAGCACTGCCGACTTTGGCGTGGCCGTTTATGGTGGAAATGATAATTCACGGTTTCTGGTAGCTTAAACATTTGTATGATTGTTTGCATTGaaagtttttgttaaataaaaacttgGTATGCTATGTTACGGGTAATAAGTTTAACGTTTTCACCATTTCAACCAAAACTTTACTAGTGTGATGGTGAGCCGGGATAGAACTTTGCGGTGAGATGGTAATGAATTCATAAATTAGTTTATGAGTGACATGATTTGTAGTTTAAGATACTTTTTTTAAAGCCTGGGATTAGGAGCAGCCATTGGTGATGGAGCACTTGGATAGATGGAGAGATTGGTGAGATGCTGAGATATATTGTCCAAGTTCCGTTCTTAATTTGATGGAATATGAAAGCATTTATGGTCGACAAATTAATGGATACATGTTCTAACTTTATTTAAAAGCCTGTGGAATAATTAGGTTTTACTtagaaatttattaaatatgcAATATTTTCCACTCATTTCTTCAACTTCTAcattcaacaaaaaagcattatTCTTTACATTTATTCTATTTACCAGCTGCTGTGTGATTTAtactttttaaattattttcttgATGGTATGTTTTCCTTGACATACTTCATTCCAATTATAAACTGTATTGTTTGACTCATGTacgtatgtttttttatttattatttcgcTTTCCTGCTGCTTTGGTCATTGCTGCTTTGGTCATGTGTTttggtcagccgccgccagatgcgctagtgaaaatcgaaattacactagcgagtacggacaatgtccccTGGTCTTTAcgagggttttccaggggttctcatagttgtgggacacttcttTGACTatttcttatgggaagtgaacttcatatgatgggAATTGGACACTATGCCACCCTTTTTAGACAGGCTACTTGGGAATTCCCATCAGAtatgtccaacaagggtgctatagattCCAATTGcaattacattaagttcatttcacgtaagaagcagtcaatacagggttttccacgatttattggtcagttcccatgattttttggtgcgtttccacgattttttttatcgtatcccatagatttttggttcgttaccataatttattggtattttccgattggatatcaatacaattgcaccaaaaatTTCTtagaaacggccaaaaaatcgtgggaacgcaccaaaaacatatgggaacccaccaataaatcgtgggaaaccctggaaagtgtcccacagctatgagaactcctggaaaaccctgtatagcaCAAAAcgctataattcatggcaatatttcaaatattcacATAGGAAAACATGAAGATAAAAAATCTTATTAGTGTTTACCAAAACATAATATACATTTTAAGAATATCAgaaatttgtgataaaatatatactttgactcattatccgtgctATTCGagtatccgggcgaggtcgaGTCCCGATGAGCCCAGATAAACAGTGCTCCTCTGTTAATGCTACCAAAGTTcgctttaaataaaataaataaataaataaattaaacttaCAACAATAAGAAAACTCAAAAAAGGTGTAAAATTTCTCTTACTAAAATTGTCGCTGCataaatgttttttaattACCAAATTTTGAAACGAACTATATTGAATCCGTAATTTTATAGGATAAAATCGCGTACCATCAAGATAATAGATAGTTTTCTGAGAGATATATTtagtttttatgttattttaaacTCTTGCAACGACAAAGTATTCGGTTAGAGGGAAATAATAAGCACACGTTGATTTTAATAGCCTTTGCCTGCGTTCCTTGTCCGCTGTCGTAAACTTTAAATACAATTCCCCTCACAACCAACACGAGCATTACAAAGTGTACAAATCGATGCGCGGGCAGCATGTGCACCATCAACAGACCTGCCGCCGCATCACCTTCCAAACCAACGTGACTTCAAACGGCCGACGACGGAAGCCGGACGGAGTTGTGAGGTTTCCTGCGAGGTGACTAACACTCACCTTCGGTTTGACGCTCTCTAATCCCCGTTGCAATGTGCTTCGTACTTCCCTCTCTGCTTATGACGCtaattgtgtgttttctttgcccGCCCACAGGACACGACCCAATCGCGCATCCCCCGGCTGGACGGTGTGGGCAGCCGGATACCGGTCCCGGGCAGCTTTCGCCTACCGAGCAGTACGGCGCGGCTCCCTACCAAGCGGCCACCACACCAGGCGACACCGCCGGCCACACCGATCAGTTTGCTGCGGCCACCGTCCCGCTCCGGCGCGATCTCGATCGCCCGGTCCTACTCCGGCGACAAGCTGTCGGGCGGTGAGCCGAGCCCGTTCCCACTGCTGGCCGCTTCTACGCCGGCCCCGGCACTGCTCCGACTCGCCACACCGGCCGGCGGGTTGCCCTTTCTCAAGAAGCTCGAGCTGGTCACGGCCGGCACGACCGAACGGCTCGAGGACATTAAACTTTGCCGGCGGGAGTTTGCAATCcccagcgacgacgacgatgaagaTGACGGGGACAATGAGCAGGACGCATGCGGCCCGGACGCAACCGTGCAGATGCTGGTAGACGAATCGCTCGAGCTGGTCGGTGCGAACAGTACGGACAACCTGCTGGACCCGCCTGCGGTGCCGTGCGGGGAGGTGGAACCGGCCACGTTCGTAATCCCGCCGAGCCACCGGAACGAGCACACCGTAACGCTGCAGCGCGATGGGAACGTTACGTACGAGGTGCGGCGCAGCGGCACGTTCGTAAAGTCGTCCCGCGAGTCCCTGACCAGCGACGGACCGCGCCCGCCCGTCATGAGCCTGACGCACACCCGCAGCCATACCTCGCTCTCCACGTGCGGTGCGGTGCTCGGGCTGACGAAAACATTCCGCCGCGAAAGCACCGAAAGTATCGATTCGCCTGCGCTGGACGTTACGCGCACCATGCCGTTTCGGCGCCGACCGTCGGCcggtgagctgctgctgctgctacaggaggagcaggaggagcaggGCGGGCCTGGGCAGCCGGGGCGGCGCCGACCCCCCATACTGAACTCGACGATGGTGAACGAGCGGCTGCTGAACTTTACGCAAAGCATACCGAACATTACGCAGGAGCTGCTGTACGGGGAGGGGGCGGGCCGGGAGCCGTGTCCGGCGCCGGGCGATAGCGTGCTCAACCGCACGCACTCGGTCGAGGAGCAGCGGGGGCTGCTGGGTGGGAAGGGGAAGTCCAATCGGCTGACGTTTAATTTGGAGGAATCGCTCAACCTGATGCAGTTCGGTGAGGACGACGCGGCGGCGACGGGCGGCCAGCAGGGTCCGTTGAGCAGGGCGGCGACGGTGTTTAGCTCAACGTTCCATTCGGACTCGATGGCGATTCCAGCGGGAAGCGGTCAGATGAAGCAGCTGGCGGCTGGACAGCTCAGCGGCACGATGCTGATGGACATTAGTGCGCAGGACCGGACGCTTGTGCCGTCCGAGCTGGAGCGGTTTAGTGATGGTGAGGATGAGGAGCAGCGTAGTCACCCGGACCAGGGCAGGCGAACGATTGATCGGCAGCGGGAGGCGAGTCTAGAGGCGGACGTGAGCGCTGGGAAGGAAATATTCGACCTGAGCCTGGAAGAGCCCGAACCGAGCGATCAGGAGCAGCTGCCACTGAGctaccagcagcaggaagTCGTGGTGCGGCGTCATCTGGAGGGTCGGGCCAGCACAGTGCCAGCCCCGAAGCAGCGGTACTCGTTCGGGCTCGACCTCACCGAGTGTACGCTGGACTGCTCGATCGAGCTGTGCGACTCGTCGCTTTCGCTCACCAAACCCGCGCCGCATCTGAAGTCACCGACGAGCTCCCTCACCAAGCAGGGCTCGTTCGAGATGGACGAGAGCTTGGGGATCCTGACGCCCGATCAGATGAAGGAGTTTCTCGACtcgaccaccaccaacacgaacaaCACGAACAATGCGGCCAGTGCGGCCGGGTTGGAGCTGCAGCTGAATGTGGGTGCGGGGGGTGGTAGTGGCGGAGcgggccatcatcatcatcatctgcatCACAAGCACGGTGCGTTGCAGCATCACTGCCGGATCGATCAGACACCGTCGCCGGAGGAATTGCCGCTCGACCCGGTGGGCGTCAAGACGGACATGTCGGACATTATGCTGCCGGCTGAGCTGCTGCTCATAGCAGGCGGTCCACAACCgtacagtggtggtggtggtggtggtgttggtggtgtgcttGGGGCAGCTGGTGGACCTTCCAGTACAGGCGCCGGCGTCAGTGAGCTGTCCCAGGCCGACTCCGACCCCAAAACGGATCAGATGACAAAGTCGGCCACCTCGTCGAAGGTGTCGAACAGCTTCATTACGAGCATCACGAGCATTACCAGCCTGGATACGGGGTACCAGGGCGATGGGGAGATGTCGCGCCCAGCCAGTCGCGGTGCCGATCATTCCCCTTCGAATGGGCCCCGTGTTAAATCGGCTGCGGCCGGCGGTGGAGGCGCCTGGCAACCGATGATGGCGGCGGCCGTTGCGGCGGTACCGCGCCGCCAGGACCCGATGACGGATTCGGACTTTTTCACCGAGAGCGACGCGGACGACGTGTACAACCGGGGGGACGCACGGCGGGCACAGATCATCGACGGCCAGCTGTACGGTGGGGCGGGTGCGCCAGGTGCCAATGCCATCTTCAATGCGATAGACGAGCAGGAGGATGccgagctgcagcagcagcagcagcgggacgACGCCGCCCAGAACGAGGACTCGTGCATGGAGTCGAGCGGGATTTTCACCGACGTGGAAAACCGGGCCGACGACGACCTGGTGCAGCGGCGGGCGGACGATCAGCAGCAGGCGGCCGTCGCGGGGCGAGGTtatggcggcggcggcgaccaGCTGACGGCCAGCGATGACATGAGCCCCGAGTCCCTGTCGACGGAcacgatgagcagcagcaacagccagaGCTTTGTGCGGGCCGCGGGAGCGCCGAGGGATGACGCAGCGTGCGGTGAGGGTGAGACGCGCCCATTGCCGCCCGACGAACGTCCCGGGGGAGTCGGAGGTGGAAGCGCGGCGGACTTCGCTTCGCCGAAGGCGAACGaaccgcagcagcaaacgccgcaccactaccaccaacaGCCGGACGGGCGCGTTGATATTGGTGccggcggtggcagcggcgtcgtcgttgtcggcgCGAGTCCGACAGCTGGTTCGCCTGGTagtggtgttggtgctgctggaagcGTCGTCGCTGCGCGCTGTTCCGACAGCAGCTTCCACGACGTCAGTGGCAAGCGATCGGTCGCGGCGTGCGGCAACCACAACGGTGCTAACGGCAGTCGCAAGCAGCAGAAGAACGAAGCGAACCGCGGGCTGCGGAcgaagcatcagcagcagcatgcgcCAGCAGTGGTGGAAATGTCCGCAACCACGTCCTCCGGTGGCGCCTCCTCGCGCACGGATCGGTTGAGCAAGGTGCGCCAGTGTAAGCAGGATTCGCAGGAAGCTTCGCGCGCCATTTCGGCGGAGTGCAACGGTAGTGAGAGTGTCGATTGTGATCAGGAAAATAAGCGTCCCAGTGTCCCGGCGGTGAGTGTTGGTGGTGCGCGTACAGGAGGTGTGAGTGCACGTGGTGGTGCGGGTGCGAGTGCCGGTGGTAGTGCCGGATCCAATCTAAGCTTTGTGAAAAAATCCAACACCCCGAACAAGTGGGACGCGGTGATGAGCAAGATCGCGGAGAATAAGTCGGTGATGCGGCGCAATTTCAGTGACGTCAAGTCGCGCATTAGCTGCGGTGGTGGGGGTAGTGCAGTGGTCAGTGCAGGTGCAACGAAAGGTGCATCGTCGACGGTGGTGGGGCGGCGGGACTCgcccgccgccgccaccggctCGCTCAGAAGCCCGCCGTCCGAGTGTACCAGCGTGGCGAGCCGCAGTTCCGCACACGGCAAGCGCACGATCTCCGGCTCGGTGAAAAGGTAAGTGAAATATAATGgcagggagggggagggggagggaggggtgtcagtagtagtagcacaTTTAGCGCCGGGCCGTTGCAAAGTTTTCTCACGTGTGTGCCTTGTGGCGGGTACGCTTTGAATGGctaatgtgtggtgtttgtcGCTCGACTTTCGGCAATCGATCGATGAGTTTTGTCGGTGGAAGAAGAACGGTTGTGTGGGGGGGTGATGGGTTATGTAAACGTAAGATTGCACCTTTGGCATGCGGGATGGGGTATGTTCCGCCACAGAGCGCTTGGAGCGCCAAAGGTTACCATGTGCTTTACGTGCAGGGGTGGGCAAATGCTCGATCGATAAAGATAATTATGTTGATTGTAATTCCCATATTGAAGTCATAATTTGATCGCATCTTGATTGGTTTCTTCTTTTGGGTCCGGTTTTGTGTATTAGAAGTCTTTCCTAATATTGCAAACACTGTTGGTCGTCTTGGCTTGCCTATGCGGCGTCTGTGCTGTATGGTTCCGATTGGTTTACCTATTAGAGCTTGATAGTATATCCTGTTCGGTCCAAACTGGTCTTGAACCCATGTTGGGCATTTTGTTGAGTCGCACAAATATTATGAATGTATCAGccaagttttatttattgttaaatTTTTCATTAAGTGATTCCACGTGAAGATTAAACTAAAGGAATTCAATATAAGTTATGTATTAATGAGATTTTTTAGTTCTGTTGATTCTAATTGGAATAATACTAGAACATAATCGACGCTGTAAGAATCGCTAGAAAAGTAATTAGAATCTTTTCTATTTTCCATTGACAATATTTAAAGTGAATTAAATATTTCCCCGTTTTCAAGCTCAAGCTGTTTGAATCACTTAAAGTCCcaggaaaacataaaaagttCCATGCTAATATTTAGATGTTTTGGTGATGAATAAGTGCAATATTGCTGCACTATTGGCAGTGGCAGGGCTCAAATGATTAGATATAATTGTTGATAATGTGCATGGGTATTTTGGTATTTGGTATTTTGGTAGAATTTCAGTGTTACAATATCAGTGCAAAAAGACGAATCGATAATTTTGTGAAATAATTTTTCAACTTTTGCGTTATGTCAAACATGTCAATCACAATCTTGTGCAAGCGGCTATTCAATTCTTGTACATTCCATGGCTATTCAATGAAGTTTTGTTGACATTTGTGACAgtgcaaatatttttttattagaaGTAGTCAAAAATTAACAGCCaggaaataaatacaaaaatgcggAAATATCTTATTTTAATACATACTTTTCAAGAGCAGCAGTAGGTCGTCATTTACTGCACTTTAACCCAAGGCTGCCGCTGGAGATTAATTGTATACCGCTGGAGAAGGGTTATTTTCAGTTGAACGGTCTGAGTTGTCTGGTAATCAGCGACTAGCAAGGATTACACATAAATCGTTGCATTTCTTTCGTCCATTTCCTACGACATCTGATGGTTGTCGCTAAAATCGCTAAGACGATAAAATCGTATTCTCCCTATGATGCAGATTGAGAATTGAGCTTCGAGTGTGGCACAATTAATAAATGACAGTTTCAACGATAAATGGTACAACAATAAACCAGATATACATGCATTCTGTAAtgttaaaattcaaacaattatCTTTAATCGATGAAATACGCTTGAAACTTGCTCACCAGCCCAAATACATAATTGATTGAATCATTTAAGAAATTTGAATTTAGAAAGAAAGACGAGAAGAACGAAGAAGATTGTTGAAAACAAGGcctaatatttgtttgtttatataaaaaacaataattctaAAACACCTTAAGCATCGTTTGCCCATCCCTGACTTTGCACGTTTGTGTGAACGCTCGGAGACCCATCGGGACCTGAGACCTCGACACAGGCGGCATCTAGGGGCTGTGTGTTGATGGCGTCGTCGTCATCAACATTATCTTTGCCAACTTGTGCCTGTCCCAAGCGCACCGTTGTTTGGCTGTAGCCGTTGTACCATGCCTGCTCGTACACCTGCACCTGCATGCCTTCTTCCCCGGCATAGGCGCATTGAATGACTATACCCCACCAATGCCAAACGCGGTCGGGTGCGGTTGTTATGCTGCTGTGAGCGTTTGATGTTGCTGCTCGGTACACGGCAAGCGACACGGGACAGACATTTGGCTGCGcgtttcgatcgattttgTGAGCTGAATCAATACGCTTTGTCCCTGTTCCCCATCTGCACCTCAAGCGTCCACGGATTGGATGCTTttctggcagcagcagcagcgtggaaAGGAAGTCGTACGCAATCAGTCATCAGCAACGGCCGACAAACAATCGAACCATTATTTGAAACATTATTTCGAGATCAAGTTTTTGTTGTGTCGCTTC
Coding sequences within:
- the LOC120903489 gene encoding uncharacterized protein LOC120903489 isoform X1, which translates into the protein MSKDTTQSRIPRLDGVGSRIPVPGSFRLPSSTARLPTKRPPHQATPPATPISLLRPPSRSGAISIARSYSGDKLSGGEPSPFPLLAASTPAPALLRLATPAGGLPFLKKLELVTAGTTERLEDIKLCRREFAIPSDDDDEDDGDNEQDACGPDATVQMLVDESLELVGANSTDNLLDPPAVPCGEVEPATFVIPPSHRNEHTVTLQRDGNVTYEVRRSGTFVKSSRESLTSDGPRPPVMSLTHTRSHTSLSTCGAVLGLTKTFRRESTESIDSPALDVTRTMPFRRRPSAGELLLLLQEEQEEQGGPGQPGRRRPPILNSTMVNERLLNFTQSIPNITQELLYGEGAGREPCPAPGDSVLNRTHSVEEQRGLLGGKGKSNRLTFNLEESLNLMQFGEDDAAATGGQQGPLSRAATVFSSTFHSDSMAIPAGSGQMKQLAAGQLSGTMLMDISAQDRTLVPSELERFSDGEDEEQRSHPDQGRRTIDRQREASLEADVSAGKEIFDLSLEEPEPSDQEQLPLSYQQQEVVVRRHLEGRASTVPAPKQRYSFGLDLTECTLDCSIELCDSSLSLTKPAPHLKSPTSSLTKQGSFEMDESLGILTPDQMKEFLDSTTTNTNNTNNAASAAGLELQLNVGAGGGSGGAGHHHHHLHHKHGALQHHCRIDQTPSPEELPLDPVGVKTDMSDIMLPAELLLIAGGPQPYSGGGGGGVGGVLGAAGGPSSTGAGVSELSQADSDPKTDQMTKSATSSKVSNSFITSITSITSLDTGYQGDGEMSRPASRGADHSPSNGPRVKSAAAGGGGAWQPMMAAAVAAVPRRQDPMTDSDFFTESDADDVYNRGDARRAQIIDGQLYGGAGAPGANAIFNAIDEQEDAELQQQQQRDDAAQNEDSCMESSGIFTDVENRADDDLVQRRADDQQQAAVAGRGYGGGGDQLTASDDMSPESLSTDTMSSSNSQSFVRAAGAPRDDAACGEGETRPLPPDERPGGVGGGSAADFASPKANEPQQQTPHHYHQQPDGRVDIGAGGGSGVVVVGASPTAGSPGSGVGAAGSVVAARCSDSSFHDVSGKRSVAACGNHNGANGSRKQQKNEANRGLRTKHQQQHAPAVVEMSATTSSGGASSRTDRLSKVRQCKQDSQEASRAISAECNGSESVDCDQENKRPSVPAVSVGGARTGGVSARGGAGASAGGSAGSNLSFVKKSNTPNKWDAVMSKIAENKSVMRRNFSDVKSRISCGGGGSAVVSAGATKGASSTVVGRRDSPAAATGSLRSPPSECTSVASRSSAHGKRTISGSVKRGRTHSKDSEQSSLSDLSLSGGSPKLTLKLPSTRPAKKRDVRTINSSSSDLGPPSKTNGAQPARSSAARAAAALQKRISPNLTSASIPLVPEQLKASPPTKRNMLLKRNGTTNGTLPAKTPLKDHNRLAGATATTKSAAAAATAGTVAGSNHSPKPTLAKSTLLRSTSAVPTTATNHHATPPPPPSHLSHHLQHAVNGGGGGSGVVANNTTTASAASNATVKAIQRNGTIILDKTSSPLLICEVGERAKGVAAGANSATSTPEVQSILTILPSACSTPLVATAGTPVAAGKEPNCDQLHQQQHRNGRHRETAPHHSESKGSELVDLAMLSHAQKGVEALGVLVQYLVFNLDAFSCPTIKAAHKKTSADLLETKSILDEERTNSQTLKQQLLETTERETELQELHRCELSKVETCLSEQQRSADDRITALEAQLLAKESHSRELLARIDGYEAKLADQAEQLESARARELDLLQRINALSCTENELRDKVHSSELAFSERLQAAAMRERDLTDQINGLHREMERMRRETERKERELEEKLTITKDECVVLRQSRNGSVEPACSQTGSGTAAASSGNTMNVSGNPLQLNRSSGNINHLQVLQDEVDSLRCVLDLKQREISELRKQTQEYERDAKDLPGALTKISALESRIEDLEVQLKTKTEEEKELQQKLKHLQDNLNQETKIKSRLSLHNEELQWRLKQNSEKFTLAYAELSKSYHENSSFMMNATKSSLDQSVSHHQHQLSHNQSRSSCSDRFFDMDDISPPTSPVIKGMVEKSDSVSWVLEIDDEPPEVSASRMVRRAGSFRSSAAYDSVAKRPKCAGLNQTTSGIQQSSSAASILKQHSSDLSAAAVKPPHSGAPSHRLRSKSVSIKAAEPPKKIVRSNSGASASPCPPAGVPCKPSLRMVDLPGSSWKEQPLYSSSPYAHKRYLTEELDLIGTGKPFAEQQQHHNRAKDLFLEETEFLSEPDSPFARCPPNGAGEANIADPPVEIFHRDKTPHFKKSKENRGLITCDTTALMGGVGSSSKASGSGGGLTAREKRCEFTRNAGSALKEGAGEALVSGSNSDDEALSTSSSGSSSSCISEASLSSATGSSSSSHDNSPLHSGKRSSERMNNEHDDTVEGAANSSDEHPSQHRRRHSNVSLEDALMKKIVASLNGGGDEPHDGTPMEVSWSEDGDPGSESNV